In Listeria monocytogenes, the following proteins share a genomic window:
- a CDS encoding DUF4176 domain-containing protein, with product MEVKKESVQDYLYQNMREQWKILFGIETEIHLHKWLINYKNNCLFLYNVHGLLIGESSNDLKDEQRKLVYKKTASTLEIIDSLSTLQIPLSAAKQAIQMVCDYLYDYLPLGSVVILNKKYLGKAFEVDAIQQVRFVITQRFACIPDTETFYPYGGIIYPIGQIEGERVMYFTPPLIEEVQHIGFQDDTDRAFVLEMKEELIKRKNFQSIAFIDSKKREQAQQVIERRGR from the coding sequence ATGGAAGTAAAGAAAGAGAGTGTTCAGGATTATTTATATCAGAACATGCGGGAACAATGGAAAATATTGTTCGGGATAGAAACCGAGATACACTTACACAAATGGCTTATTAATTATAAGAATAATTGTTTGTTTTTGTATAACGTCCATGGCTTATTGATTGGTGAATCTTCCAACGACTTAAAAGACGAACAAAGAAAATTAGTATACAAGAAAACAGCAAGTACATTGGAAATTATTGATAGTTTATCTACATTACAGATACCTTTATCAGCTGCTAAACAAGCCATACAAATGGTTTGTGACTATCTTTATGATTACTTACCATTAGGTAGTGTAGTTATACTAAACAAGAAATACTTAGGGAAAGCTTTCGAAGTGGATGCTATTCAACAAGTTCGATTTGTTATTACACAACGGTTTGCCTGCATTCCTGATACTGAAACTTTTTATCCATACGGAGGGATTATTTACCCCATCGGACAAATTGAAGGTGAAAGAGTGATGTATTTTACTCCTCCACTTATAGAAGAAGTCCAGCATATTGGGTTTCAGGATGATACAGACCGTGCCTTTGTGTTAGAAATGAAAGAGGAACTTATCAAACGAAAAAATTTTCAATCTATTGCATTTATTGATTCCAAAAAAAGAGAGCAAGCACAACAGGTTATTGAACGGAGGGGGCGTTAA
- a CDS encoding deaminase domain-containing protein, producing MKRDLKINFGILEQIRDELYQFMRALENMKSSVNNIDNLLANASGKSIEAISQDKKDVITAIDTYKEQVNDVYVLISDYIGDMTSYIRPINQYGLMRVDRDDIWWNISQIEGANAVNVTKPSRYGYTAIAGYETDANNDIIAEQIEADITYLKTRISGEISALWQIHDQQIAPFEDTDDHFKSRSETLYDRYTSWEERNKDIMLGIETGIYNLFTGVIKGLVGVVGGFITLVAGVIKYLKNGVTYLLTAPFGTTPEDVLASLDETHSLFASILKDPALIIEGMAQDISDTFDEKGIMYSIGAVVPDIVVDILITKGLGKVGKLANFGDSIADVGKYADEVADVGKYADDIAKISKIEKFKNKLDMLRSKMPSSKLRNEGNMAVADVRIEGLPNEFLAHSKIHGPDSKGADLAQFSPTPENRLLESYTVDKFPRYNDTEAKILEDIASQIQDPNISGQIDLYTERATCQSCTNIILEFRRKYPNIKLNIFTE from the coding sequence ATGAAAAGAGACTTGAAAATCAACTTCGGAATACTTGAGCAAATACGTGACGAACTTTATCAGTTTATGCGCGCATTAGAGAACATGAAGTCATCAGTTAATAATATTGATAATCTGTTAGCAAATGCAAGTGGGAAAAGTATTGAAGCCATCTCACAAGATAAAAAGGATGTTATCACAGCAATTGATACATATAAAGAACAAGTGAATGATGTATATGTTTTAATCAGTGATTACATTGGAGATATGACATCTTACATACGCCCTATTAATCAGTATGGATTAATGCGAGTTGATCGTGATGATATTTGGTGGAATATTAGTCAAATTGAAGGTGCAAATGCAGTAAATGTAACTAAGCCATCGAGATATGGTTACACAGCTATCGCAGGATATGAAACTGATGCAAATAATGATATAATCGCTGAACAAATCGAAGCGGATATAACTTACCTTAAAACAAGAATTAGTGGTGAGATTAGTGCTTTATGGCAAATTCATGACCAGCAAATCGCTCCCTTCGAGGATACGGATGATCATTTTAAAAGTCGCTCAGAAACACTTTATGACAGATACACAAGTTGGGAAGAACGAAACAAAGATATTATGTTAGGAATAGAGACAGGCATATATAATCTATTTACTGGAGTGATAAAAGGATTAGTCGGAGTGGTAGGAGGATTCATTACACTTGTAGCAGGTGTTATAAAATATTTAAAAAATGGTGTAACTTACTTGTTAACTGCTCCATTTGGAACGACTCCAGAAGATGTGCTGGCATCACTTGATGAAACGCACTCTTTATTTGCAAGCATTTTGAAAGATCCCGCCTTAATCATTGAAGGAATGGCACAAGATATTAGTGACACATTCGACGAAAAAGGTATAATGTATAGTATAGGTGCGGTTGTTCCTGATATAGTAGTCGATATCCTTATAACAAAAGGTTTAGGCAAAGTAGGAAAACTCGCTAATTTTGGTGATAGCATAGCTGATGTAGGTAAGTATGCAGATGAAGTTGCTGATGTAGGTAAGTATGCAGATGATATTGCTAAAATTAGTAAGATTGAAAAATTCAAAAATAAACTTGATATGCTTAGGTCTAAAATGCCTAGTTCAAAGCTTAGGAATGAAGGGAATATGGCGGTGGCTGACGTTAGAATTGAAGGACTACCCAATGAATTTTTAGCACATAGCAAAATTCACGGTCCAGATAGCAAAGGAGCAGATTTAGCTCAATTTTCTCCTACCCCTGAAAACAGACTTTTGGAGTCCTACACTGTAGACAAATTTCCAAGGTATAATGATACGGAAGCAAAGATATTAGAAGATATTGCTTCACAAATTCAAGACCCAAATATTTCAGGTCAGATAGACTTATATACAGAACGAGCAACTTGTCAAAGTTGTACTAATATTATATTGGAATTCAGAAGAAAGTATCCCAATATAAAATTAAATATATTTACGGAATAG
- a CDS encoding sugar phosphate isomerase/epimerase, with amino-acid sequence MNIKEKIAVQLYSVRKEMERDLEGTLRKMHEIGFRYVQLDGMRGNDPSEVRRLLQKYELKVIGMHIKHDRFMNDLDGIIEEAYFFDCKTVFDKYIEEEDQTTAGYTATKAALINAAEKLHPLGFRIGLHNPEYDFNECIHGRRVMDYITDPVDGICIYAEPDTYWIRAAGHDETEFIKRYSGRAPIVHMKDFVSGFELEDMDNNLVEIGQGEVDFRAIMEWGEANGVEYYCVEQDRSKRAMFETLEANYQYLLQL; translated from the coding sequence ATGAATATAAAAGAAAAAATAGCAGTCCAACTTTATTCTGTACGAAAAGAAATGGAGCGCGATTTAGAAGGTACGCTCCGGAAAATGCATGAAATCGGCTTTCGATATGTGCAACTCGATGGTATGCGTGGCAATGATCCAAGCGAGGTACGTCGTTTACTGCAAAAATATGAGTTAAAAGTAATTGGCATGCACATCAAGCATGATCGTTTTATGAATGATTTGGATGGCATCATTGAAGAAGCTTATTTCTTTGATTGTAAAACTGTTTTTGACAAATATATTGAAGAAGAGGACCAAACGACAGCGGGCTACACGGCAACAAAAGCGGCGTTAATTAATGCGGCGGAAAAACTACATCCACTCGGTTTTCGCATTGGTCTTCACAATCCGGAGTATGATTTCAATGAATGCATTCATGGTCGCAGAGTGATGGATTATATTACTGATCCAGTTGACGGTATTTGTATTTATGCTGAACCTGATACTTACTGGATTCGCGCAGCTGGACATGATGAAACAGAATTTATTAAACGCTACAGCGGCCGCGCGCCGATTGTGCATATGAAAGATTTTGTGAGCGGTTTTGAACTAGAAGATATGGATAATAATTTAGTCGAAATAGGGCAAGGTGAAGTGGATTTTCGCGCTATTATGGAATGGGGCGAAGCAAACGGAGTCGAGTACTATTGCGTTGAGCAAGATAGATCCAAACGAGCTATGTTCGAAACACTAGAAGCCAATTATCAATATTTATTGCAGCTATAA
- a CDS encoding BglG family transcription antiterminator: protein MKLNQQCIQILDFLMEQEDFKNIGYISNALGCSERSVRYSLEKIDIFLHEQTLPALIRHTRKGVLLPEKNIVNPVVRKFKQQITPKKYRYSQEEVQQFLLLKLLLSEEVLPVTYFEEVLFISRSSVLNHLRAIEGELFLNNLDLSHQPRHGFLVTGNLITKTSLFARSFLRFINIREFYQFLDSENSLSKKGELFFYNLFELEILQEVNREAHSVEENMTRAMDEQLYLTLIAILLKQHEAKPDFQFTADFTIKDELDQALETIIGSLKQYQYGREDEAVIEAFVTGICEKMGEIYQVDFVHGDTDFFTQIKAHIKLMIRRVRAGVTIENPIFNEFMRDNREIFMRVKESLDALKPLLPISVSSQEISFLAIYFASEVQRNKQTVEMKPNLLIICPEGVAVSKMIAIQLKRMFEFESIQTIGLRKFKRAMMADFDFVISTVDLPDMQDAKVLRIHSYLQKEDMELLQKHLRMKLVKSDKQIINKFSKILAIIGENTQITNLSKLEFDLLEALISDEGETPKRLIPPFQFTEEAIVMEETCPTWRQAIKLGTKCLEHLEVIEPSYHEKIIHNLKAYGPYMVVAPGVVIAHAGASDGVLMDGIGVTIIEDGIMFFDRYEEPVHVIFTLALKTKEAHLIVEQLMKLALDEEKMQKIKMASSKRDIYHYVKSAIFE, encoded by the coding sequence ATGAAACTAAATCAGCAGTGTATTCAAATTTTAGATTTTCTTATGGAGCAGGAAGATTTTAAAAATATTGGTTATATTTCTAACGCGCTTGGTTGTTCGGAGCGAAGTGTTCGTTATAGTTTGGAAAAAATCGATATTTTTCTCCATGAGCAAACATTACCAGCTCTTATCAGACATACAAGGAAAGGGGTGCTACTTCCGGAAAAGAATATCGTAAATCCGGTCGTGCGTAAATTTAAACAACAAATTACGCCGAAAAAATATCGTTACAGCCAAGAAGAAGTGCAGCAATTTTTACTGCTAAAACTGCTTTTAAGTGAAGAAGTGCTCCCGGTTACTTATTTTGAAGAAGTCCTGTTTATTTCCAGATCCTCTGTGCTAAATCATCTACGTGCTATTGAAGGAGAACTTTTTTTAAATAATTTAGATTTATCGCATCAGCCTAGGCATGGCTTTCTAGTGACTGGAAATTTAATTACGAAAACATCGCTTTTTGCTAGAAGTTTCTTGCGTTTTATTAATATCCGCGAATTTTATCAGTTTTTAGATTCGGAAAATAGCTTATCTAAAAAAGGCGAGTTATTTTTTTATAATCTTTTTGAACTGGAGATTTTGCAGGAGGTGAATCGTGAGGCGCATTCGGTGGAGGAGAATATGACACGTGCGATGGATGAGCAGCTTTACTTAACGCTAATTGCGATTTTACTGAAGCAGCATGAAGCCAAACCGGATTTTCAGTTTACAGCAGATTTTACGATTAAAGATGAGCTTGATCAGGCGTTAGAAACAATTATTGGGTCTTTGAAGCAGTATCAATATGGGCGTGAAGATGAGGCGGTAATTGAAGCATTTGTAACAGGTATTTGCGAAAAAATGGGTGAAATTTATCAAGTGGATTTTGTGCATGGCGATACGGATTTTTTCACGCAAATCAAAGCACACATTAAGTTAATGATTAGGCGTGTTCGCGCCGGAGTTACTATCGAGAATCCGATTTTTAATGAATTTATGCGCGATAATCGAGAAATTTTTATGCGTGTGAAGGAAAGTTTGGATGCACTCAAGCCGTTATTGCCGATTTCTGTCAGCTCTCAAGAAATTTCATTTTTAGCTATTTATTTTGCATCTGAGGTACAACGCAATAAACAAACAGTTGAAATGAAGCCAAATTTGCTGATTATTTGCCCGGAAGGTGTCGCTGTTTCAAAAATGATTGCGATTCAGTTAAAGCGTATGTTTGAGTTTGAGTCGATTCAAACAATTGGCCTCAGAAAGTTCAAACGCGCGATGATGGCTGATTTTGATTTTGTGATTAGCACAGTGGATTTACCAGATATGCAAGACGCGAAAGTGCTCCGGATTCATAGCTATTTGCAAAAAGAGGATATGGAATTACTGCAAAAGCATTTACGGATGAAACTCGTCAAAAGTGATAAACAGATTATTAATAAGTTCAGTAAGATTTTAGCGATTATTGGCGAAAACACGCAAATTACTAATTTAAGTAAATTAGAATTCGATTTATTGGAAGCGCTTATATCGGATGAAGGTGAAACACCAAAAAGGCTGATACCACCGTTTCAATTTACAGAAGAAGCGATTGTTATGGAAGAAACATGCCCAACATGGAGGCAGGCAATTAAGCTTGGAACAAAATGTTTGGAGCATTTAGAAGTCATTGAGCCGAGTTATCATGAAAAAATCATTCATAACTTAAAAGCATACGGGCCGTATATGGTCGTTGCGCCAGGCGTAGTAATTGCGCACGCAGGGGCAAGTGATGGTGTTTTGATGGATGGCATTGGAGTGACGATTATTGAGGATGGCATCATGTTTTTCGATAGATACGAGGAGCCGGTTCATGTCATTTTCACCTTAGCTTTAAAAACAAAAGAGGCGCACTTGATCGTGGAACAATTAATGAAGTTAGCGCTGGACGAGGAAAAAATGCAAAAAATTAAAATGGCTAGCTCAAAACGTGATATTTATCATTACGTTAAGTCGGCTATCTTTGAATGA
- a CDS encoding PTS sugar transporter subunit IIC: protein MSSKNKQSFMNRFIAFMEKYFEPVAARIEKQRHISSIKNGMIALISVLIIGSFSLIISAIGNMFPAGSVVKEFFVQNAAALNLPFQFTFGLLSIYAAITISYSHAKQMKVPVLHSVMAAVMVTLILNTKMVDGVLNTEFLDSRGLFIAIFAALISVELIGLFIRKNITIRIKGLPAGIATTFEAIIPLVVLLFSAVGLSILMQSVTSGQIIPEAFTTMLAPAINSIDTPYAVFLICFLEMLFWFIGLNGYAILIGFVLPFMTQYLGANAAAYAAGEPIPHVFAPNFWDYFMGFSGSGITGALVILALFSKSRELKAVGKVSVVPAIFTISEPVVFGLPICFNPYLFIPFVLGTPILAVGQWFVFHFGWVRPPIANVGGTPIPLAQYLATMDWRAIILIIFVLAAAVCMYYPFFKMYEKSLIKEEEVVSERQAAHDALDLDF, encoded by the coding sequence ATGTCGAGTAAAAACAAACAATCTTTTATGAACCGTTTTATTGCTTTTATGGAGAAATATTTTGAACCTGTCGCAGCTAGAATTGAAAAACAACGTCATATTTCCTCAATAAAAAATGGGATGATTGCTTTGATCTCGGTTTTAATTATTGGATCATTTTCGCTGATTATTTCAGCAATCGGAAATATGTTTCCAGCAGGTTCTGTTGTGAAAGAATTCTTTGTTCAAAATGCAGCAGCACTTAACTTACCGTTTCAATTTACGTTTGGATTACTATCGATTTATGCGGCTATAACCATTTCCTATAGCCACGCAAAACAAATGAAAGTACCTGTGTTACATAGTGTGATGGCAGCTGTTATGGTGACGCTCATCCTCAATACGAAAATGGTTGACGGGGTGCTTAATACAGAATTTCTGGATTCAAGAGGGCTATTTATCGCCATTTTTGCAGCGCTGATTTCTGTAGAACTTATCGGTTTATTTATTAGAAAAAATATTACGATTCGAATTAAAGGGTTACCGGCGGGGATTGCGACTACTTTTGAAGCAATTATTCCACTAGTTGTATTGCTGTTTAGTGCTGTTGGACTCAGTATTTTAATGCAAAGTGTCACTAGCGGTCAAATCATTCCGGAAGCCTTTACGACGATGCTAGCTCCGGCGATTAATAGTATTGATACGCCTTATGCGGTTTTCCTTATTTGTTTCCTTGAAATGCTATTCTGGTTTATCGGTCTAAATGGTTATGCGATTTTGATTGGTTTTGTGCTTCCATTTATGACACAATATTTAGGAGCGAATGCGGCTGCATATGCGGCAGGAGAACCAATTCCGCACGTATTTGCGCCAAACTTCTGGGATTACTTCATGGGCTTCTCTGGTTCTGGTATTACAGGTGCATTAGTTATCCTTGCGTTATTTAGTAAATCAAGAGAATTAAAAGCGGTCGGAAAAGTGTCCGTTGTTCCAGCGATTTTCACAATTTCTGAACCAGTTGTATTCGGTTTGCCAATCTGTTTTAATCCGTATTTATTTATTCCATTCGTACTTGGGACGCCAATTTTAGCAGTAGGGCAATGGTTTGTGTTCCACTTTGGTTGGGTTCGTCCGCCGATTGCGAATGTTGGCGGTACACCGATTCCACTCGCACAGTATTTGGCGACGATGGATTGGCGCGCGATTATTTTAATCATCTTTGTTCTCGCAGCAGCCGTTTGTATGTACTATCCGTTCTTCAAAATGTATGAGAAGAGTTTGATTAAAGAAGAAGAAGTTGTATCAGAACGCCAAGCTGCGCACGATGCACTAGACTTGGATTTCTAA
- a CDS encoding glucosamine-6-phosphate deaminase: MKLIINENEQLVAETVSQKIIELVKEKPASLICIAGGDTPLLTIEALIKANQAGEVDFSETQFVGLDEWVGLGRETKGSCIQTLYDAFFDRLKNVSSEQICFFDGKATSLTDECARVDKFIDDRGGMDFILLGIGLNGHIGFNEPFVPVDVNCHVVELDDVTKRVMSKYFDTDLPLTHGISLGMQQILAAKEIYLVATGEKKIDIVKQVVEKEPTVAIPATLVKDSNTTLVVDKIAASGVEA; this comes from the coding sequence ATGAAACTAATTATTAATGAAAATGAGCAACTCGTGGCGGAAACAGTGAGCCAAAAAATCATTGAATTGGTAAAAGAAAAACCTGCAAGTTTAATTTGTATCGCTGGTGGGGACACGCCTTTACTAACAATAGAAGCGCTTATTAAAGCGAATCAAGCGGGCGAAGTAGATTTTAGTGAGACGCAATTTGTTGGTTTGGATGAATGGGTTGGCCTTGGACGCGAAACAAAAGGTAGCTGTATCCAAACACTCTATGATGCATTTTTCGACCGTTTGAAAAATGTTTCTAGTGAACAAATTTGCTTTTTCGATGGGAAAGCAACAAGTTTAACGGATGAATGCGCTCGTGTAGACAAGTTTATCGACGATCGTGGCGGAATGGATTTTATTTTGCTGGGGATTGGACTTAATGGGCATATTGGCTTCAACGAGCCATTTGTGCCAGTAGATGTGAACTGTCATGTCGTGGAACTTGATGATGTAACGAAACGCGTCATGAGCAAATATTTTGATACAGATTTGCCACTAACACACGGAATTTCTCTTGGTATGCAACAAATTTTAGCGGCGAAAGAAATATATTTAGTAGCAACTGGCGAGAAAAAAATCGATATCGTGAAACAAGTAGTGGAAAAAGAACCGACAGTAGCGATTCCTGCAACACTCGTAAAAGATTCAAATACAACGCTTGTAGTCGATAAAATTGCCGCGAGTGGGGTGGAAGCATAA
- a CDS encoding MFS transporter, translating to MDMKKVNPNLTLLALAISAFGIGSTEFISVGLLPLISSSMGVSISTAGLTVSIYALGVMVGAPVLTTMTAKMNRKNLLLLVMLVFLIGNLVSAFAVSFGMLLTGRVVAAFAHGVFMSIASVIAADVVHPSKRASAIAVMFTGLTVATVTGVPLGTFIGQLFGWRMSFLFIVAIGVIAIIANFFLVPKNLSNGKSISFKAIGQLLVNKKIVMVLLMTAFGYGGTFVVYTYLSPMFSGMGYSTSMIVILLIVYGVMVAIGNTIGGHFANERPAKALFVMFSLQGITLLLLQFTSTNAIFGLMTIMLMGFFAFMNVSGLQLYVVQLAERYLPETVSMASALNISAFNVGIAMGAFIGGLVTEYIGLGYTPIVGFLMVFIAIILTFYMKKDK from the coding sequence GTGGATATGAAAAAAGTAAATCCTAATTTGACACTTTTAGCGCTTGCGATTAGTGCGTTTGGGATTGGTTCAACAGAATTTATTAGTGTGGGGCTGCTTCCGCTGATTTCTTCTAGTATGGGTGTGTCAATTAGTACGGCTGGTTTGACTGTATCAATTTATGCGCTTGGTGTGATGGTTGGAGCGCCGGTTTTAACAACTATGACGGCGAAGATGAATCGTAAAAATCTGTTATTATTAGTCATGCTCGTGTTTCTGATAGGGAATCTTGTCTCGGCATTTGCTGTAAGTTTTGGAATGCTCCTTACTGGGCGCGTAGTTGCGGCGTTTGCGCACGGGGTGTTTATGTCGATTGCTTCTGTTATCGCAGCCGATGTCGTTCATCCGAGTAAACGAGCTAGTGCGATTGCGGTGATGTTTACAGGGTTGACGGTGGCGACCGTGACAGGGGTGCCGCTTGGGACGTTTATCGGGCAACTATTTGGTTGGCGGATGTCATTTCTGTTTATTGTTGCGATTGGCGTGATTGCGATTATTGCTAATTTTTTCCTCGTTCCGAAAAACTTATCCAATGGAAAAAGTATTTCGTTTAAAGCGATTGGACAATTATTAGTTAATAAAAAAATCGTGATGGTGTTACTCATGACAGCGTTTGGTTATGGTGGTACTTTTGTGGTTTATACGTATTTGTCGCCGATGTTTAGCGGAATGGGCTATTCTACAAGTATGATTGTTATTTTACTCATTGTGTATGGTGTGATGGTTGCGATTGGGAATACGATTGGTGGGCATTTTGCGAATGAGCGCCCGGCTAAGGCACTTTTCGTGATGTTTAGTTTGCAAGGGATTACGTTATTATTACTTCAATTTACATCGACCAATGCGATTTTTGGATTAATGACTATTATGTTGATGGGATTTTTTGCCTTTATGAATGTGTCTGGTTTGCAGTTATATGTCGTGCAATTGGCAGAGCGGTATTTGCCAGAAACGGTGAGCATGGCTTCGGCACTTAATATTTCAGCTTTTAATGTTGGGATAGCAATGGGTGCATTTATTGGTGGATTAGTTACGGAATATATTGGTTTGGGTTATACCCCGATTGTCGGATTTTTAATGGTTTTCATCGCAATTATTTTAACTTTCTACATGAAAAAAGATAAATAG
- a CDS encoding PTS lactose/cellobiose transporter subunit IIA — protein sequence MDIEKISFSLISLAGDSFSKLIEALQAAKESDSELVEQLLKEADDLMIEAHKVQTEMLIQETRGEQANFSVLLVHAQDTLMNTILASTLIREMIEMHQEIKTLRKEEEK from the coding sequence ATGGACATAGAAAAAATATCATTTTCATTAATTTCACTGGCGGGGGATTCATTTTCTAAATTAATTGAAGCATTACAGGCCGCAAAAGAATCAGATTCAGAATTAGTAGAACAACTTTTAAAAGAAGCAGATGATCTAATGATTGAAGCGCACAAAGTACAAACGGAAATGCTGATTCAAGAAACAAGAGGGGAACAAGCAAATTTTTCCGTTTTACTTGTACATGCGCAAGATACTTTAATGAATACCATCTTAGCATCGACTTTAATTCGAGAAATGATTGAAATGCATCAAGAGATTAAAACATTAAGAAAAGAGGAGGAAAAGTAA
- a CDS encoding aldo/keto reductase — protein MEKIIVNGRKNGQKIEIACSNLVMGAGDFLRADNMDFAGPVLDQYFEMGGNIFDTARHYRHSEKAIGTWMNMRGNRDSVIIQTKGGHPVREASDVPRVTPEAIHEDISVSLDTLQTGHVELFALHRDNPEVEVGPIMEAMHKEVEDGRVYAIGLSNWELPRIIEANEYAVSHGLTPLSFNSPNFSLAKVNRPRWENCVSANEAMIRWHEATNLPLFSWSSQAGGFFSGRFSEEDTSDTEMVEVYYSEANWERYSRAKQLANQKGCTPIQISLAYVLTQSFPTAAVIGPENATELQSSVAAAGIKLTASEVDWLDLKA, from the coding sequence ATGGAAAAGATTATCGTTAACGGTAGAAAAAATGGACAAAAAATCGAGATAGCTTGTTCTAATTTAGTGATGGGTGCAGGAGATTTCTTACGTGCAGATAATATGGATTTTGCGGGTCCAGTGCTAGATCAATATTTCGAAATGGGTGGGAATATTTTTGATACGGCGCGCCATTATCGCCATAGTGAAAAAGCGATTGGCACGTGGATGAATATGCGAGGAAATCGGGATAGTGTCATTATTCAGACGAAAGGTGGGCATCCAGTTCGGGAAGCAAGCGACGTGCCGCGGGTTACTCCGGAAGCAATTCACGAAGATATTTCGGTTAGTTTAGATACGCTACAAACAGGTCATGTTGAATTATTCGCACTTCATCGCGACAATCCAGAAGTGGAAGTGGGTCCTATTATGGAGGCGATGCATAAAGAAGTGGAAGATGGCCGAGTTTACGCTATTGGACTTTCAAACTGGGAGCTCCCGCGTATTATCGAAGCGAATGAATATGCAGTGAGCCATGGGTTGACGCCACTAAGCTTTAACAGCCCTAATTTTAGTTTGGCAAAAGTGAATCGACCACGCTGGGAAAATTGTGTTTCCGCGAATGAAGCGATGATTCGCTGGCATGAGGCGACGAATTTGCCACTGTTTTCTTGGTCTTCACAAGCAGGCGGATTTTTCTCTGGTAGATTTTCTGAAGAAGATACGAGCGATACGGAAATGGTAGAAGTTTATTATAGTGAGGCAAACTGGGAAAGATACAGTCGTGCCAAGCAACTAGCTAACCAAAAAGGTTGCACACCAATTCAAATTTCGCTTGCTTATGTACTAACGCAATCTTTTCCCACAGCCGCGGTCATCGGTCCAGAAAATGCTACGGAACTTCAATCTTCCGTTGCAGCAGCCGGAATTAAATTAACAGCGTCTGAAGTTGATTGGCTGGATTTGAAGGCATAA
- a CDS encoding helix-turn-helix domain-containing protein, with protein MTKVYNIGVEATLEVIGGKWKPVILCHLREGKKRTGELKRLIPNITQKMLTQQLRELEKSGVIVRKVYEQIPPKVEYSLSEYGESLSEILNKLCLWGENHVDLLLTKNEDIVLLKRD; from the coding sequence ATGACCAAAGTATATAATATTGGTGTCGAAGCTACACTTGAAGTTATAGGCGGTAAGTGGAAGCCAGTCATCCTTTGCCATTTACGCGAAGGCAAAAAACGAACTGGCGAATTAAAACGACTCATCCCCAACATCACACAAAAAATGCTCACACAACAATTGCGCGAGCTGGAAAAATCTGGAGTTATTGTCCGCAAAGTATATGAACAAATCCCACCGAAAGTCGAGTATTCTTTAAGTGAATACGGCGAATCGTTGTCGGAGATTTTGAACAAACTGTGCTTATGGGGCGAGAATCATGTGGATTTATTGCTGACGAAGAATGAGGATATTGTTTTGTTGAAACGAGATTAG
- a CDS encoding PTS sugar transporter subunit IIB, with protein MEINQLHVLLVCNLGASTGVMVTKMKEIAQNSEKLTNTDVKIEAHPAGELREHIEDFDVILVGPQIKHQLKHLSEIAAEYNKPIQVIDTKDYGTVNGANILKDAIILKLNK; from the coding sequence ATGGAAATCAATCAATTACATGTACTTTTAGTGTGTAACTTAGGCGCATCTACAGGGGTAATGGTTACAAAAATGAAGGAAATCGCCCAAAACAGTGAAAAGCTCACGAATACAGATGTGAAAATTGAGGCGCATCCAGCAGGAGAATTACGCGAGCATATTGAAGACTTTGACGTTATTTTAGTCGGTCCTCAAATCAAACATCAACTTAAACATTTAAGTGAAATTGCGGCGGAATATAATAAACCAATTCAAGTCATCGATACGAAAGATTACGGCACTGTTAATGGCGCAAACATTTTAAAAGACGCAATTATTCTTAAACTGAACAAATAA